One window of the Chloroflexota bacterium genome contains the following:
- a CDS encoding cupredoxin domain-containing protein — MNNNVKFIAKGLLALVVALMLSACSVAQPLANYQPTPAPGYSYGSGGMMDGGGMMGGGHMGGGMMGGGGMMGGYGYGQSAPTAVPTPVGATPVPVDEEIQITALNLRFTPAEIVVRPGETVRFVVTNDDPYLHNFVSQEAGIPFLNLPGNTTQTVTWTAPAAEGTYTALCTLHPGMGLSISVKD, encoded by the coding sequence ATGAACAACAACGTCAAATTCATTGCTAAGGGATTGCTGGCCCTCGTCGTCGCGCTGATGTTGAGCGCGTGCAGTGTTGCGCAGCCTCTTGCCAATTATCAACCGACTCCCGCGCCGGGCTACAGTTATGGGTCGGGCGGCATGATGGATGGTGGGGGAATGATGGGTGGCGGACACATGGGCGGTGGGATGATGGGAGGAGGGGGGATGATGGGCGGGTATGGCTATGGTCAATCTGCCCCAACCGCCGTGCCGACACCTGTAGGTGCGACCCCTGTTCCAGTGGACGAGGAAATTCAAATCACCGCTCTCAATCTGCGCTTCACCCCGGCGGAGATCGTCGTCAGACCCGGCGAGACCGTGCGCTTCGTGGTGACCAACGACGACCCGTATCTGCACAACTTCGTCAGCCAGGAGGCGGGCATCCCCTTCCTGAACCTGCCTGGCAACACTACGCAAACTGTAACCTGGACAGCACCTGCCGCCGAGGGCACTTACACGGCGCTCTGCACACTCCATCCGGGGATGGGCCTCTCCATCAGCGTCAAAGATTAA